Genomic window (Vitis riparia cultivar Riparia Gloire de Montpellier isolate 1030 chromosome 4, EGFV_Vit.rip_1.0, whole genome shotgun sequence):
CTTCTTGATCTTTCTATTCAATATTACTGGCTTGTTCTTCCTTTATTGCCTTGGCCACGTCCACACCCATGGTCACGTCCATGTccataattattttgacttctttcactaaaattttcttcattctcttttaatgaaagtttttttGGGAGAAattgttctaatttttcttgGCTCTTCCTTTTTAATCTCTCTTCATGGGTTTGCAATGATCCCATAAGTTGATCAAAAGTCATAGAATCTAAATTTCTAGATTCTTCAATGGCCACAACAATATAATCAAACTTCAAATCTAAAGatcaaagtattttttttcaatcacacGAGTATCATTTAAACTCTCActgtttctttttaataaattcacaaTACCCAATACTCttgaaaaataataggaaattGATTTCGATTCTTTCATATTCAAACCTTCAAATTCCCCTCTAAGAGTTTGAAGACGAACTTTTCGTACCTTATGTGTATTTTGTAATATCTCTCAAACTTCATTTGAGGTGGTTGCACTTGAAATCTTCTCAAAAGTGCCTTCATCCATTGCTTAATAGAGGATAGTGTGAGCTTTCTTGTTTCTCTTCctcatatcttttaaaaaatccctttgattTGGGGATAAAGTGGTTTCATCTTATGATTCTTTGTTGTCTTTCTCTACAAATTCTCATGCATCTTGTGAACCAAGTAAAGCCTTCATCTTGATACTCTAATTGTCGTAATTGTTTTTGTTGGGTTAGGGAACTTGAAACAGATACGTCTCATTGACCATTTTTTCATATGGCCCTGATACCAATTTGTTGGATATACAGAAGCGTTAATAACAATTTCACTGAATAATGGGATTGATAGAGAGAAACACACAATTACAAAGGAAGGTAAAATTGGggagaataaaaaactttattGTATTCTATCACACTCTCTTAATCAAACATTACATAATCTACTATTTATAACTACTCAcactaaacaaaataaaaactcctaaaaataacatataaaatctTCTAAGACTTGACaattcaaaaatagaaactagaattaaaatattctctaataagtttttagaaactaaatctaattttaatatttagaaagttCCTCATTCAAGATTACTTTCCAACACATCATACTTCAGTATGTAGAATTTTTTTGAACCACTTTTAACTTGACTTGAGCAACATTACATGGTGAACCTTATGTAACAAAGTAGAGTAATTATtaatcttgaattttcttttaagctGTGTGCGGTtgtcaagaaaataattttttttttcttttaattctaaaaagatGGACTGTGAAAAGAATAAAGAGTAGGGGTTTCGAGTCCAGAGTCCTTGTTTGCCTTTTGTCGATGCCACAGGTTTCTCTTATAAGAAGCGTTTTGGCTAAGTGGCATATGGGTTCAACGTAAACTGGACCGTGCTTGAACCGGAGCTCAAGGAAGGAGTGTGGAAGGCCTCGAGTACGAACAAAAATAAGAGAAGCAAACTGCGTAGAGGAGGCCTCCACGTTTCCCTACATGCAGATCAACAGGCTTCATTTGATGAGGAGCGAGCAAATCATGGGATGACATGGTACAATCCATACAGATTGATGTGTCGGCACTGGCAACTGAGCGTTGCACTTGCATGGCCCTCCACTTTGTCACACCCTTGTCGCGCTGTCACTGTAGACATTGCCATTTGGTTGGCAGTGAAAGTAGTTGTGACGGTGTAGAGGAGTGTTCGTCTTGGCTTTAAGGTAGTCTCTCATCCTCACTGCTCATCTAAAGAGATCGAAATCATGTTTGGAGGAGGACGAGGAGGGCGAGGAGGAGGAGAACTGCAAGAACTGGGTGTTCTGCCAATTCATCCCTATCAAGCCTCGTATCAGCAGATGCTCCTACCTCACCCTCAGCAAGGGATGGTTGAGGGCCCAGCTGGTTTTCCTATCCAGGTCCAAGAATACCGTCGCCCTTCCATTGTTTTGCCTTCTGATCTTAAACCACGCCTGCGATGGTCACCAGAACTTCACACTCTTTTTGTTGATGCTGTTAATCAGCTTGGCGGCCATGAAAGTGAGGACTTGACTACTATTCTCTTATTTTCCCTGTTAccaatttttcatttatgtgCCTTCTTTGGTTTCTGAAATGAAATGGagttctattatttcttttgttttgtattcTGGTTGGTTCAATTTACTTTAGTTTATGTATAGTGTAGACTTCTTTTGGTGGAGTGCTTTGGGGGCCGGGTTTTACAAGTTGTGGTTCAATTTTATGACCTGGGGTTTGTTTTTTCAGGCCTACATCTGTGTCCTTCTGGTGGGTGTATATGTGGTTCAACTGGActctttacattttattttatttttttttgtatatatgcaCTTGTGTTTTGGCAAATTATACCTATTTGTGGCATCAGAAGGAAGGGAGATTCTGGTGGCATGTGCCACAGTGGTTATTTTCTTAGCATATGAATTTCATTCTCCTAGGATCTTGTCAATTGTGGGTAATTACATCAATCCAATTAAATCAATCATGGCTGAATTTTTTATCTACAAATCTTTCCTGTGTTCCTGTTTGCACTTTTTCCAAGCATACTTTTCATTTGCATAatcatttaatttcatttttcatgttaaattcttttctttgtattgaTTTGAGATCTGCACAACATTGAGGTGTAGTTTGTCACTCTTCCTTTCATCCTGAATTGGCTTATTTTTAGTGATCAGTTGAGATCTGCACAACAATGAACTGTTCCTCacatctcttttcttttcttccttgcaGATTCATACCACATTCTGTAGTTGATTCTATAGTATTCTCAAACATAGATGTCTGTTTGCTGGGTATTGGTCGCATGCATGTTTGAGGGTCTAGGTTTTGTTCAACTTTTCTCCTTTTGAAGTATGATCTGACACTATAATTCTGATTTAGTGGCTTTCTCTGAAATCTAGCTAGCTGATTGATGGCAAGTGATGGCAACCTTGTCTGTTGGATAActgggtttttattttcttttcatttttacccTTCTGTTTTTGGATGTAGGATGGTCTTGTAGTTCTGGTATGATCAATTCTGAAGAGATTCTTCTGTCCCTTCCACATGCTTATTGGAATGTTTCATTTACCATGCTCAATGCTCATGGTTCTCATTGGACGATACTGTTGGAATTCCTTTTGTTGTTTCTTTAGTGGGTACTGATAATGTTATTGGATCCTTTGAGCATGCCCTTTTGTATTCCTTCCAAATCCTTTTTCTTCTGTTTCTGATATACGTGTGTGGCTCGTGTTTGTATTCGCCTTTAGTATTTGTCGCCTTTGAGATTTGTCGCATTCAGTATTTGTATTTTCGTTCTATTGATTTTTAGGTTTTGTCGCTATTTCTGgtattttcctttgcatttagCTGGTGATAGTTTGTTTTTCTCTAGAGGCATCCTTTTTTTGCCTGAATCACTATGTTCCCTTTTTTAGCATTAGAAGTTCTCATAGATCATGTTACATAGTAATCTGGATATGCCCTCCCCTTTGTGGTTATTTAAGAGTTACACATGACAAAGGAGATTGAGATGAGTAGTAAGATTAGAAATAACATAATTAGAGAAGAATGCACTAATGGGATGGTAGAGGCAGTACCAATTGGGGCGAAGATCCAAGTAGGTTGGCCAATGGTTTTTCCTTGGGTATTGAAGACCAATAACTGTCCTACTTGAGGAGTTATCTACCTTAAGTATAAGTGTTGCAAGGATGGAGGAAGACCAAGGGATGTTAGCTGTGGCAGTGGGAAAAGATATAAAAGGCTGACCCTGCATAGTCATGTAGAGCAGCATAGTGGGATTAGGCTTAGTTGAGTAGAATCTGTGATGAATATAGAGTTAATTAATAGGCTTGCAAGTTATGAAACCAGAAAAAGAAATGGATCTTATTATAAACAAGAAACTAGAAAGGAAAAAACTGGAATTGAGGAAACTTCTTAACTATATTTAGGAGGCCAAGTTGGATTTGCTTTATCTGGAGAGGCCTGGGTGATAACTGCAGCACTAGTTCCGTGTACTTAATTATTCAGTTTTCCAGTTCACCTTCACCATTGGATATATCCTCATCTGATCTGATATATTTCAACCTTGATCTGTtttggttttatatatatatatatatatatatatatatagttattcATTTGATCATTGTCTGAGCCTATGCCTTATTTGGAATGATTTTATACCTGATCTATCTTATTTCTCTCCTCATTACAGGATATTTCTCAGTAACAAATAGGCTTGACTGTTTTGTGATTAGTATAATTTGTTTCAAGTCATTTGCTTATAATATGTCAATGCACCTCATTCCATTTACTAAATTTGGACAAGTATATCAATTAATACATCTCTTGTTGTGCACTCTACTTTCAGAAGCCACCCCCAAGGCTATCATGAAGATAATGGCTGTAAGGGGATTGACTCTTTACCACTTGAAGAGCCATTTGCAGGTACTTCCATcatttaacatttaattttatttagatgCTTAACACAAACTATTCAGTGTAATTCAAGTAATAGTGAAACCGCCATTTCCAATTACTGAAGGATGTTTATTGGTGTTTTACAGAAGTATAGGATGAGAATGCTTTCAGTAAAGGAGGCAACTAGAAGGACATCCCAACAAGGTAGGATTTTGTTTAATGCATCTTCTCTTCATGCCTGCGAATTTGACCTTATAATGTTGCATATGTACTTACTGAAAACCTTGCTAGCGAAGTTTGTCATCATATGAAGGAAGGTTATAAGGCTTCATTTTCAATGTTGTGAAATAATTGTACTCGGAAGCAAGATGACAAAAGAGGTTGGAGAAGTAAAATTTATGGTAACTAGCTATTGTCTTGGCAAATTGTGGTAAGCACGATAGCAATTGTCTACATCTCAACTATTTTGGTTTGGCTAGATGAGTCCCTGTGGGCCGCGCCACTCAGCTCTATCTTGGAACATTTCCTTCATTGAATCGAACATTATCATGTCGTTTCTCCCTACCTTCACCTAATATCGTTTATCTTTAATTTTGTCCCTTCTAATTATAAGTTTCCAAAACTTTTAACAAAGTTAAACCAatttccaagaaaattgaaCTGCTATAAATTTTGAAGTTTCTGCAGCATTATCATACaagtttttttctctttttcatgtTGAAACTTACCTTCTTTTTCTCTATGCTACAAAATGACTATCACAGCGGAGAAACAACGCAAAAAAGGAGGAACTTCGTCATCCTCACTCCCAGAAGATAAGAATGAGTAAGAACA
Coding sequences:
- the LOC117912123 gene encoding protein PHR1-LIKE 3-like, with protein sequence MKIMAVRGLTLYHLKSHLQKYRMRMLSVKEATRRTSQQAEKQRKKGGTSSSSLPEDKNEVHKSEEEGKNKIVHDSEVDPAIVYLNLDDKGDDDTDIAMATVNLPGVNIESP